A single Watersipora subatra chromosome 7, tzWatSuba1.1, whole genome shotgun sequence DNA region contains:
- the LOC137400587 gene encoding uncharacterized protein: MCARDKNVDRLLTQTNCIDTCVEIWGYCPWGREVDPEKQKAFRNKIKLQKKKSLVMQQQREEFFRNFDVTLTLKDPGHHRTKYSPFRRRLYEFESSAPISQQEDSIQKKDGSSSSSTVHSHSTMKEEEENWD; this comes from the exons atgtgTGCTCGAGACAAAAACGTGGATAGACTCCTAACTCAGACAAATTGCATCGACACGTGTGTAGAGATATGGGGCTACTGCCCTTGGGGTAGAGAGGTAGATCCTGAAAAACAGAAGGCTTTTCGAAACAAGATCAAGCttcaaaagaaa aaatcattggtCATGCAGCAGCAAAGAGAGGAGTTCTTTCGTAACTTCGATGTtacattgactttaaaa GATCCTGGGCATCACCGAACTAAATATAGTCCTTTTCGGAGAAGGCTTTAtgaatttgaatcttca gctcccatatctcaacaggaagattccattcagaaaaaggatggatcttcttcttcttca acagttcattctcattcgacaatgaaagaagaagaagaaaattgggattga